The Plasmodium falciparum 3D7 genome assembly, chromosome: 12 genome contains the following window.
atctgatgatgataaagaaacaaaagatgatgcaaatgaaaaatataataaaggaGATTATGAAGGGGCATTAAAAATATGGGAACGAGGTTTAAGATCAATCAATTATGTTTTATCTAAAAGAGATGAATTAAATCCTGAAAGATTAGAAGCCTTTTTGAAGATGCATACAACATATTGTAGTAACATTGCACAAggttatatgaaaataaataaatattcagaatgtgtaaaatattcattattagcacaagaaaatgataaaaataatattaagatATATTTTAGATTAGCTAAAGGTTATTTTATGTTAGGTGAATATGATAAATCTATTAAAGTACTGAATGAAggtattaaaattaataaagatacttctttaattaatttattgaaattagttttaaaaaaaaaacaaacacatttggaaaaagaaaaacatatgatgaaacatatttttcaaaatctTAAACAAAAACCTttaataaatgatgataataataccaaatctttttttttttatatctcttCTTCTTTAAAAttcttattcatatttatttatgccctttttatgaaaatatacaatTTGGTTTTGGGTACAATAATGGACAAATTTTGTAAGATCcataaaagataaatataataacaaaaagatTTAGAAGCctctaaatatatacatacataaatatatatatatatatatatatatatatattaataaggttatattatttgtatatgttttttattttacatcattatttattatttattttaattattattttttttgtattgttTAGTATGCATATAATATGCCCTATACACaacttttaatttatattaccattttaacaaattttaaaatttatacacatgtatgagaatatatatatatttttttttttttccattataacaatttaattaatttttacataaagtaaaaaaaaaaaaaaaaatttttaaaaataagttatttatatttaaaattatataattcaaacGATGCAATTTTTAAAAGGagataagaaaatataattatatttcattttaatgatattttaatatatatatatatatatatatatatatatatatataagttgaCTTTTCgataaattgtatatatacatgtaaatatatatacaaattaatatgtataaacaataaaaaatggGGTAGTAGAAAAATTGgacaaaaaacaaaaaagattaaacaaaaaacaaatgaaGTGTTTTAAAAgggaaatatatttgtatatatgtatatatagaaatatttttatatatattacttgaaaagagtatataaaaaaaaaaaaaaaaaaaaaaaaaaaaatgcaatgaaatattaataataatgtttattataacataaacagtatatatttgaaagtgacaaaataatatcatatctacatagaatataaatataaaatggcataaaattaatacatatatatatatatatatattacatatataattaatgcactagtaataataataatgaaggaatgaaaaaatatatatacataatatttatatttgcacatacatatattattatatgcacacatgaaaatatacaaatattatgaacaaaTTCATACTTCCACAAAggaatttaaaatatacattaaaataattttctttcctataattatatatatatccttttaaCATATCCTTACTATGTTATGttgtataatttatttttcattttattttttttattttatcgtatttttttttttttttttttattcatcttattattatattatattatattatattatattatattatattatattatattattataatatctcTTCTTTGTATTCTAATTGAGAACGCTGCAATATTGGTAAGAATTCATCCTTTCCTCTTATCAATCTTTTCGTATCTACATCTACCACAAATTTAGGTATATTTCTATAAAGTTGCTCAAGAAAATCATCTGAAACATCTGGACCTAACGTTGAAACTAAATCACGAACTTTTAATTGCAATTCGTGTCTTGTACTTATTAATTCTCTCTCATTATCTCTCCAAACATTAATTTTTCCACATATAACTTTTaacaatattttcatttgtcTTAACAAGCTAGGTATTTGGACTGCATAATTTAAAttgatataataacatattggTAAAATACACATACTAAGAAATACAAATAGAATTCTTTTGAGCCAAGAATGATATAGATAAATACTAAATAATAATCCATATACAATATTAAATGTTGGTAAGAGTACAATTAATACTAATACTTTATAACTTGATACTACATCTCCTCcttgtatttttatagtaCTATTTCTAAGAGCAGCTTTTCTATGTCTTTCAgctaaatatatagaaattagAACTAATGGTAAccataataatgaaaaggtCATACCAAAAATAACACAGaaaataaatgtacatatatgttcaataaattttaatgtAGCTGCTGAAGTAGATTGTTTAAGCATCCAAACTTCATcatctttaattttatttgcttgtaataatttttcatagCATTTTAATTCATAAGATAAATTTTCAATAACTTTGGAATTACCAAATTTCCAAAACATTTTACAGAATAgttgtaaattattatatattttattttttgaaatagTCATTCTTTCAGGTGTATATAAACTTACACACAATTCAATGCATCTACTTGTTTCATGATCTTTTGATGTAAGCATACAACTTCTCATTCCTTCTTCAATTTTGCTTAATAATTTGGAAATGGCTtctctattattattattatattctttacaTAAATCTTGAGATATTATAATAGCATTACCATAAAATAATGTAGCACAACCTTGTAATTGATACAATTTCGAATATGACAAACCAACAGGTATAATAGAAACATCTTCAATACCATCGGCTAAAGCACATAAAGTCATAATGGCTACACCAGGTTTTAATGGAAGTAAATTAGTACGATCATGTGAACCACCTTCTGGAAATATACCAATAGTATCACCATTTTTTAAACTATTTGTAACTAAATTATAAACTTCTGTTTGATTTATTTTAggtataattttaaatggTACACCATTCATTTTATCTTCACattctatatttataacttCTTGAATTAATAATTCAGTTTCTGATTCTATTTTAACAACTGGaaacattttattttgtattaataatttatcacCAATTTGAACATCCAATCGAAATCTAGTATTTATTCCTGTTATTTTTACATCCCCTTCATTCCAACATATATGACCAATACCTTTAAATTTTAAATCTTGGGGTCTCTTCACACTAATACAACCAATAACACTAGCCAATTTTCCAATTACGGCTCTTCGCATAGATTTCTCAGCAACAATAAATTTTACCTGTCTAGGAATATTTGCTATCAATACACACGCATCAATAAactgattattatgattccCAACAAATATAACAGATCCATACAAGGGCACATTTTCTGGATTTATAACGTTCACATCTCTAAATACTGATTTTACTATAACTTTACATAACCATCttattaaaaagtaaaaatctggcattatttaaaaaatttttaaatatacaaaaaaaaaaaaaatatataaaataataaataaatataacacaTGTACCCCCaatggaaaaatataaaaattatataaaatgtttaaatgtaaaaaaaagaaaaaaaaaaaaaaaaaatgtatgtaTCCTGTagttttctttctttctttctttctctctttctttcttttctttttttttcttttttttttttctttttttttttttttcttatttataaacatatatgtcacatattatatatcttataatgataacataTTGCAAGAAgcaagaaaatattttgttcattatataataaaatcctatagaaactatatatataaagagataaatatatataaaatataaaatttaaatataaaaagaaaaaaaaatatatatatatataataatatatatgttatttatatatacatgtgacccaaaaaattttatggaaataaaatatttaaaaagaaatattaatatttatataagaaaaatacatcaagttaaaaatgaataaaataataaaaagtatttcatataaaaaatatatgtatatatatatataataatgtatttaaaagaaaaaagaaaaatacttgaaaaaaatagatatatttttatggatacgtaaaaaaaaaaaatatatttattttatataatatatatataaatttatacttttgaatatattattataatgaaattttaaaaaatggcatacaaaaatgaaacattatactattatttatatatatatttaataaataaaatgtatacataatatatatatattatatatacttatttaatattatataaatataatataatatatatatttatataatatatatatatatatatatatatattaagccCTGGTacttacataaatatatattatattatatataattttttatattttaaaaaaaagtaaattaactatttaaaatattatctcacaagttttttttctaaatatatcCATTTAGAAAAGATTACATCTTTTccatatatttgtaaatattctagtaatgaaattataatattttaaatatatataaatatacatatgtaattttttttttttttttcttttcgttTAAATCgtctcataaatatattaaaaaaaaaaaaaaaaaaattgaagtctctttaattttgttattaaCTTGGtctaaaagaaaataaaaaaacagaaaaggatatatataaaatttataatataatatattaaaatataaatatattaatatgatacatatattatatatatataatatatatattaaaagaattatttttttcaaatcctatatttataacaatCATAAATATAGCAACACACGgattacataaaataatccatattaaaaaagaaaaaaaaaagaaaaaaaagaaaaaaaagaaaaaaaagaaaaaaaagaaaaaaaagagaaaaaaacatattaaatattattttattcttaaatacacatcttaatatatatgtaaaaattataaaagtgtaaatataacatgaaatattaatatatatatatatatatatatatatatatatatatttttttaaatagaatattcaaaaaaaaaaaaaaaaattacaatttttgatattaattattatgcTCGCACattcataatttattttaactttatcccttttttcttttcttttctttttttttcttttgttttcttttgatttcatttccttttttttttttctttttctttgcctttatatgttcatatttcattattcatTAATGTtagaaaagatatatatagtttcaataaagtatttaaaaaaaaaagaattatatatatataacatatatatatatatatatatataatgtcatagttttaatttaaaaacataaaaataaatgaaattaaaaataaaaataattaaaataaaataataataataatcttaTATTCTTAATAAACTGTCTTATATACAACCttgttctttttcttttccattttttccaTTCTTTTGGATGGTTCCGCAGATccaaactaaaaaaaaaaaaacataaacaaaataataaatatatattataatacaatgttatataaaatagggggaacatatatataatctcaTGTATATATTACTGGTGAGCTCAAAAAGTATTTGAAAATAAAACTAATAATTTGATAAGCCGCATATAAtggtataattatatatatgtaaaaaaatttaaaagaaaaaaatagtcctatatttatacaaaagGACAATATTAAAACATCTGTGTAATacctgaaaaaaaaagaaaaaaaaatgaaaatatacacatatataaaatatatataagtatacattatatgttcatattcATATTACAACGATGCTTCATTTATATTCAATctctataaaataataaaattatttatctatcgtcatatatttaatgttaAATAGGATCTTACGTATAATTCATTCCATTCGTTAATCCATAGTGTATACTTtttatacaataataataacaaaaaaataataaacaatgtaagccaaaaatatattttgtaattaaattatatctgaaataaaataaaaagataatataaacaagctgcaaaaaaaaaaaaaaaaaaaaaaaaaaaaaaaaaaaaaaatacataacaaggattaaatatataacgaTTAAATACATTATGTAGATgctgaaaatatttatgatattctatttcacatataatatatatatatatatatatatatatatatatatatatatttatttatttatttatttatttatttgtattcatattattaatatgtccTTACGGAAAAAATGCTAAAAAATGCTGAggcataaataataaatgtactCGCCTTTTTTAAACGTTTCTTCTCAGATTGACCTGCCATTTTCACTATtcagagaaaaaaaaaaaaggaaaaaaaacaaattttagaaactttttaaaatttctcttaaaaaacagaaaaaaaagaaacaaaaaaaaaaaaaaaaaaatcgaaATAAAGATCTAATTATGCTTATATGTCAATgtgattttaaaatattatattcattttattaaatttacaaatacttatggatatatatttttttttaattcaaagttttttttttttttttttttttttttttttttgttactgTATATAgtagtattaaaaaaataataataaatgcgagatataaacaatattcTCAAGtgcaaaaagaaaaaagaaatcatatataaaaaaaaatatattattatataatataatataatatatatatatatatatataattataatatatattataaaactttaaataaatatataaatattatagtttttttgtattattctctttattatatggtattattaataatattttctcaATTCTTAAaaggataattataattataaaaattaatttattttatttaaaaggtatcatcttatatatatatatatatatatatagtatatattttttttaaacattgtTTATATTCCTAATTTTCAATGATAGGataaatttcttttatttaatattatattttttaatgtgttctaataatatgaaaattattatataagtttaaatataatgcaatttataaaaaaaggataaaaatatacaattcagtatatattaatgttcaattttatttctttatttatgtattaaaaaaggTGTAAAATATTGGTATActatatgttaaatatatattttatatagcataaaaaaatatgcacattaaaagaatacacatttttattttttctacttatatttattttaataaaattttaaatatattaattataattgaatatatatttttttaatatatatatatatatatatatatatatgtaaataaaatatattttacgtAAATAACATTATCTACGAAAcaattaaatacatatatatatatatatatatatatatatatatatgtatacatgtattttatgaaatctataaaaatatatacttctTTTAATGGGATTTTTAAATACAATAtagaagaatatattttattgacAATACATTTCAAAATGggaaaagatataaatatataataacatgtttcattaaataacatatatatatatatatatatatatatatatatatatatatatttatttatttatttatttatatatttattttctatgcTTTCATAAAGAATCTTaagatatttcttttttttttcttaaatacaGTGAAATCTCCTCCATCTGAAGCTTCTTCGTCGTCATTTTTCTTTACTTCATCATtctcattttcttcatttccATTAGCTAattcatcattttctttatttttactagAATTCTCATCTTTATTCTTTTCTCCATCTTTTTTCTCTCcgtctttatatttttctgcCTTTTCAATTTCATTATCTattactttattattatttctccaactttttgtattttcttCACTTGTTTCGTGTTTTGCTTTTGaatcatcatcttcttttAAATTCCATGCATTTTTAGTCCTTTCCTCAGTAGTACCATTTCTCTTTGAAATATcgttttctctttttttctcATTCTCTGGTTTTCCACTTCTTTCACGTCTTCTTGAATCCCTATCCAATTTGTCGTCTCTATCTTTTTTATGATCTCTATCACTTCTTTTAATATCTCTATCTCGATCTCTGTCACGATCTCGTTCTCTCTCTCTATCTCTATCACGATCTCGTTCTCTGTCCCTATCGCGGTCTCTTTCTCTATCTCTATCACGATCTCTTTCTCTGTCCCTATCACGATCTCTTTCTCTATCTCTATCCCTATCTCTTCTATGTTCTCTATCTCTATCGCGATCTCTTTCTCTATCTCTATCGCGATCTCTTTCTCTGTCTCTATCACGATCCCTTTCTCTGTCTCTATCCCTATCTCTTCTATGTTCTCTATCTCTATCGCGATCTCTTTCTCTATCTCTATCCCTATCTCTTTCTCTGTCTCTATCACGATCCCTTTCTCTATCTCTATCCCTATCCCTCCTATGTTCTCTATCTCTATCTCTATCACGATCTCTTTCTCTGTCCCTATCTCGGTCTCTGCCACTCCAATCCCTTCTGTCTCTCATTTCAGATCTATCTCTATGTGTACCATCATGATGATCATCATGTCTTCTATAGGAATCATCTCCATTCTGGGATCCTCCTTTATCACCTCTTCTCCACGTTAAATCATCATCAATAGAAGACTTCCTATGAGACCTTTCACTTCTTCTGGATTCttcctttttccttttcatttGTAAGTCCATTTCCAAATCTCTTTCTCTTTGTGCCTTACTAATTTCCTCAAGTTTCTTTCTagcttcttcttttttctttctttccaTCTCTTCTTTCAATAATCTTTCTTCCTCCTCTTCCCTTCGTTTTCTTTCTTCTTCGGCTTTTAATTTCCTAATATGTTGATCTCTTCTTTCTTTTGCTCTTtgaattttttcttcttttaatatattatatagtcTTTCTTTTTGGGCCTTCAAATTCTTTTCAAATTCTTCAACTCttaatttcatttcatttttggTAAATTCTTCAATATCGATAGAAAATTTCACATACTCTTCCTTCTCTTTTAAGGCAGCTTCAAAATCAGCCTTTTGTTCTTCTTCAGCAGCTTTTTGTTCTTGTAACAAAATTTCGGTATCCTCTTGGAAAACTAGGGCAATCCATCTATTCATATGGCTAAGTTCAACTTGCCTAACAGCTCTGAAATAATGATCAACCTTTTTAGCTTCCATTTTTCTGActttaataatttcatttCTTTCATTTAATCTTAATTTTTCTTGTGCTTCTTCGATATCATCAAAATCAACATAtccatttaatatatcatcaaTGGTTATTTCATCCATATATTTACctttcattaatattttcgTAGTATTTGTtgaacataattttttaatttcttttaacATTTGTTCTGCAGCTTCAGTTTTCTTTTTATGCTTTTCTTCTTTGATTCTTAATTTTTCACCCTTTCTAGctaattcttcttttttctctttttcaagtttttcttctaataatttcttttccaTTTTTAATTTGAGTTGTGCTTGTTCCAATTCCTTTTGTTtctttaataattcttttctcTTCTTATTATGTTCTTCACTTAGTAATTGTATTTTGTGATGTTCTTCATCAATCTTTTCGtaaattttctttaatagtttttcattttcaataGGTTTCTCTTCAAATACTTCATTTTCAATAATATCCTCAAGAGTAGctgtattataattaatatttttattactctTATCTAAGTATGCAAATTCTTCTTCATATGTCAAAGTTGACATGGTTAAATTTTCTACTTCATTTTCTATAGCTATCGTTTCATTAATCATTTTTAGTCCATTTTGAAGatcattatacatattaataagaGAATCTTTAATCATCACACTGCTATTTAAAACTTGTTTATCTCCAAAATGGATAGCTCTCATGGTTAAATCAATTTTCATTTCTAATTCCCTTTGGTATACTAAATCGACTAACATTTTTTCTGCTTCATTCCATGACATAAAATGATCTGGACATATATTTTCAATAAAATAATCAATCGAAATATAGCTATATACTCTAGATAATTGTAATATAAGTTTATGAAAAATTACttccttaatttttttagtaTATATAGCGTATTCTGTATTTTccaattcttttaataatacttCGCATTCTAAACACAAACTTAATGGTGTAAATTGATTTTCTAacaatgaatataatttctgtatattttcatcagcataatttaaaatatttcttattctTAATGCATTCTTTAAGGATTCTTTTACTGGTACACTAGTATGTCCTAAAAGTTGCgacatttttttatgtgcTTCAAATTGTTTCGTAAAAtcttcacttttttttttatttccaatAACAGGTATTGATAATACAGCTAAAACAGctttattacaaatatacgttttttctttttctgtcatatttcttttaaaatttaatatatgaaaacaGTATTTTAACCAAGCTAATCCATGAAATAATTCACTTTCATAAACGAATAATATATCTGCCAtcttttcataaaatatagcTATCCAATTTCGTAATTTTTCTTTAGATTGATTTAATGAATGAGAAGTGTTATGACCAGTACCAACATTCCCATCTGTCGTTTTGGTTATTGTATCTCCACTTTGTATTTTTCCATCTTCTTCATCctccttattattattgttattattgttattattattgttattgttattattattgtcattattattattattgttgttgttattattttctacatTATTGTCCTGTTGTTCGACAccttttaaaatatcttcTTTTGCTTTTGCATCTGCGTCCACATcatttactttatttttttcctcttcATTTTTGTCACCTGACTTTACTGTGTCAATAACAGAAACAAGTTCAGGTTCCATCATAATATTCGATTTTAATgatttgtaaaaa
Protein-coding sequences here:
- a CDS encoding eukaryotic translation initiation factor 3 subunit A, putative, with the translated sequence MQTFQKPENALKRAEELQFIGQNEDALQILHSAIGHRTFRLQGWHILQEQIMLRYIEFCLYLEKLSLVKDGLHQYRIICQHGNIASLGKVITDFRDKAEEKVRLAKENVVLNKEKIEQEESNVDVTEKILMASLDIEITGKHERKLQNAYRICMETYKMILEILRATPKLEKAYHETAKKAILFCKENKRVTEFKKLSDLLRNHYNLILRGKHKPEYQSLLKIEYHLETKIIQLEAACELAMWKEASNIAEDIYNLNMHDYFYKSLKSNIMMEPELVSVIDTVKSGDKNEEEKNKVNDVDADAKAKEDILKGVEQQDNNVENNNNNNNNNNDNNNNNNNNNNNNNNNNKEDEEDGKIQSGDTITKTTDGNVGTGHNTSHSLNQSKEKLRNWIAIFYEKMADILFVYESELFHGLAWLKYCFHILNFKRNMTEKEKTYICNKAVLAVLSIPVIGNKKKSEDFTKQFEAHKKMSQLLGHTSVPVKESLKNALRIRNILNYADENIQKLYSLLENQFTPLSLCLECEVLLKELENTEYAIYTKKIKEVIFHKLILQLSRVYSYISIDYFIENICPDHFMSWNEAEKMLVDLVYQRELEMKIDLTMRAIHFGDKQVLNSSVMIKDSLINMYNDLQNGLKMINETIAIENEVENLTMSTLTYEEEFAYLDKSNKNINYNTATLEDIIENEVFEEKPIENEKLLKKIYEKIDEEHHKIQLLSEEHNKKRKELLKKQKELEQAQLKLKMEKKLLEEKLEKEKKEELARKGEKLRIKEEKHKKKTEAAEQMLKEIKKLCSTNTTKILMKGKYMDEITIDDILNGYVDFDDIEEAQEKLRLNERNEIIKVRKMEAKKVDHYFRAVRQVELSHMNRWIALVFQEDTEILLQEQKAAEEEQKADFEAALKEKEEYVKFSIDIEEFTKNEMKLRVEEFEKNLKAQKERLYNILKEEKIQRAKERRDQHIRKLKAEEERKRREEEEERLLKEEMERKKKEEARKKLEEISKAQRERDLEMDLQMKRKKEESRRSERSHRKSSIDDDLTWRRGDKGGSQNGDDSYRRHDDHHDGTHRDRSEMRDRRDWSGRDRDRDRERDRDRDRDREHRRDRDRDRERDRDRDRERDRDRDRERDRDRDREHRRDRDRDRERDRDRDRERDRDRDRERDRDRDREHRRDRDRDRERDRDRDRERDRDRDRERDRDRDRERDRDRDRERERDRDRDRDRDIKRSDRDHKKDRDDKLDRDSRRRERSGKPENEKKRENDISKRNGTTEERTKNAWNLKEDDDSKAKHETSEENTKSWRNNNKVIDNEIEKAEKYKDGEKKDGEKNKDENSSKNKENDELANGNEENENDEVKKNDDEEASDGGDFTVFKKKKRNILRFFMKA
- a CDS encoding tetratricopeptide repeat protein, putative, with translation MNAEMKGTHLKSVECPEKSNKKYSNLKQKDNSDNEEKGTITLNKEEINYCKTFLTKNSILKDEKVINNIHNNDKNYNKVISDNKDIYDIHCETNDSIVVDKKRDMHDKNNKENCDINKKNLNNNITDIKLSDDDKETKDDANEKYNKGDYEGALKIWERGLRSINYVLSKRDELNPERLEAFLKMHTTYCSNIAQGYMKINKYSECVKYSLLAQENDKNNIKIYFRLAKGYFMLGEYDKSIKVLNEGIKINKDTSLINLLKLVLKKKQTHLEKEKHMMKHIFQNLKQKPLINDDNNTKSFFFYISSSLKFLFIFIYALFMKIYNLVLGTIMDKFCKIHKR
- a CDS encoding glycerol-3-phosphate 1-O-acyltransferase, which translates into the protein MPDFYFLIRWLCKVIVKSVFRDVNVINPENVPLYGSVIFVGNHNNQFIDACVLIANIPRQVKFIVAEKSMRRAVIGKLASVIGCISVKRPQDLKFKGIGHICWNEGDVKITGINTRFRLDVQIGDKLLIQNKMFPVVKIESETELLIQEVINIECEDKMNGVPFKIIPKINQTEVYNLVTNSLKNGDTIGIFPEGGSHDRTNLLPLKPGVAIMTLCALADGIEDVSIIPVGLSYSKLYQLQGCATLFYGNAIIISQDLCKEYNNNNREAISKLLSKIEEGMRSCMLTSKDHETSRCIELCVSLYTPERMTISKNKIYNNLQLFCKMFWKFGNSKVIENLSYELKCYEKLLQANKIKDDEVWMLKQSTSAATLKFIEHICTFIFCVIFGMTFSLLWLPLVLISIYLAERHRKAALRNSTIKIQGGDVVSSYKVLVLIVLLPTFNIVYGLLFSIYLYHSWLKRILFVFLSMCILPICYYINLNYAVQIPSLLRQMKILLKVICGKINVWRDNERELISTRHELQLKVRDLVSTLGPDVSDDFLEQLYRNIPKFVVDVDTKRLIRGKDEFLPILQRSQLEYKEEIL
- a CDS encoding SND2 domain-containing protein, putative, translating into MAGQSEKKRLKKASTFIIYASAFFSIFSLVYIIFLFYFRYNLITKYIFGLHCLLFFCYYYCIKSIHYGLTNGMNYTYYTDVLILSFCINIGLFFSFKFFYIYIIIPLYAAYQIISFIFKYFLSSPFGSAEPSKRMEKMEKKKNKVVYKTVY